One Hermetia illucens chromosome 4, iHerIll2.2.curated.20191125, whole genome shotgun sequence DNA segment encodes these proteins:
- the LOC119655643 gene encoding pickpocket protein 28-like, with protein sequence MEDYTNLQTLCKNEQGLHMDNLTETDNWEHFRSFILKASQPCEEMLLSCRYGSVEKDCRDVFESTLTDEGLCCTFNVVHPDFMLTEYSRDNVVDPNAYVNIITPINWTPEGGFQEDLPDDYFPRKAIGTGVNMGLSLVINASTNDYYCSTSRSVGFKMSLHNPTEMPKIANYGYLLSAGLETHVVIHPTLHNAANNIRRIRKAARHCLFADEVKLKFYRTYTKGNCELECESDRMEHECGCVTYYLPRSSKNTVVCGLKDFECVRRVQYASESLLDEDTSCARCVPGCVSLNYLPVISGTELLKEDFILKENFSNPDINIEELAVIHFFYEFNSFRARTKEEFLGFADFLANSGGILGLFLGFSMLSVIELLYFMFLLPHTIIKNYFSRKKDIHKEEDISEASTSVFNSNISGIGSFPSNPYDPKLRRYGGDFRTSYGYYGQPGTLKVKGGKKVTVENNRDMPFPYYD encoded by the exons ATGGAAGACTATACAAACTTGCAAACATTATGTAAAAATGAGCAAGGGCTTCACATGGACAATTTAACTGAAACCGATAATTGGGAGCATTTTCGAAGTTTTATATTGAAG GCGTCACAACCCTGTGAAGAGATGCTGCTTTCATGCCGATATGGATCTGTGGAGAAGGATTGCAGGGATGTATTTGAATCAACTTTAACTGATGAAGGACTCTGTTGTACCTTCAATGTTGTGCACCCTGACTTCATGCTCACCGAGTACAG CCGAGACAACGTTGTTGATCCTAATGCTTACGTCAACATAATAACTCCCATCAATTGGACCCCCGAAGGTGGATTTCAAGAAGATTTGCCCGATGACTATTTTCCTAGAAAGGCTATAG GAACTGGGGTTAATATGGGCTTAAGTTTGGTTATAAATGCTTCTACCAACGACTATTATTGTTCTACCTCACGGAGTGTAGGATTTAAG ATGTCGTTGCATAATCCCACAGAAATGCCTAAAATTGCTAACTACGGATATCTTCTCTCTGCTGGTCTTGAAACCCACGTCGTTATACACCCAACACTACACAACGCCGCCAACAACATTCGAAGGATCCGAAAAGCGGCCAGGCACTGTCTTTTTGCAGATGAGGTGAAGCTGAAGTTCTATCGCACCTACACCAAAGGAAACTGCGAACTAGAATGTGAATCGGACCGTATGGAGCACGAATGTGGATGCGTTACTTACTACTTGCCTCGATCTTCGAAAAACACTGTTGTTTGTGGTCTAAAAGATTTTGAATGCGTACGTCGGGTGCAATACGCATCGGAATCCTTGCTCGATGAAGATACAAGCTGCGCTCGATGCGTGCCAGGATGTGTATCGTTGAACTATTTGCCTGTCATTAGCGGGACAGAATTGTTGAAGGAAGACTTTATTCTAAAGGAAAATTTTAGCAATCCAGATATAAATATAGAAGAGCTGGCGGTTATTCACTTTTTCTATGAGTTTAATTCGTTCCGAGCGAGGACGAAGGAAGAGTTCCTTGGATTTGCTGACTTTCTAG CGAATAGTGGAGGAATTCTTGGACTTTTCCTGGGCTTCAGTATGCTATCAGTTATCGAACTCTTATACTTCATGTTCTTGCTGCCGCATACAATCATCAAAAACTACTTCAGCAGAAAGAAAGATATTCACAAAGAGGAAGATATATCCGAAGCTTCAACTTCC GTTTTCAATTCAAATATATCCGGAATTGGATCTTTTCCATCGAATCCTTATGATCCGAAACTTCGACGATACGGTGGGGATTTTCGTACATCTTATGGATATTATGGTCAACCAGGAACATTGAAAGTTAAGGGTGGTAAAAAAGTTACCGTGGAAAATAATAGAGATATGCCATTTCCTTATTATGATTAA